Part of the Pyricularia oryzae 70-15 chromosome 3, whole genome shotgun sequence genome, taaggggattcgcagaatcggacgtgccaaccgtgccgcgattatcaacgaccgggccgaaacggcccgccgagagccagcacctgcaatcccggtcctaagcacctcatcgcagcattcgcaaacctcgagctcccgatcgagcatttcaaacaaaagagcgcggctatgcgaggcggcaggggcggatatccgcaacttcctgcaggttgaacaggaacgcgtgcacgacgaaatcgtttgggcagccgaaatggaggaggacgcagcggctgccgaaatctgccccgctgatgtaataaacttggaagcaacccatcGATcgatatgacgaaatactcgctcggtaatatgcagcgggaatacctcgacgtagtttgggccaacgtaggtaaaaggatgggtgtgcatttgagcctattggagttgtgccaccagagaaaagtggacctggttaacgttcaagagccgtggtgcgggctaaatacgattacacaaacgcacccgggctatgatgtttttgcgccagtggacgaatggcacgccaacacttacgaagccatgattgggctccggccccgggtgctcacctacgttaagaagggggcagccctaggggccgcacaacgacggttaccgcagggccaaaatacgcgggacatactctggctcgaaattaacggaatattgtttgttaacgtatatagggctccgggcactgaggccgcgctggaaatggtatgcaataccgtgccaaatggacccacggtgctaggcggcgattttaacgtagcggctgctgcataccagccaggccgcgcaaacgcacgcggaggggattaactgacggcatgggcgcaagcccaggggatgagttttacaggaaatatcggcgtgcccacccaccgcgacgggggtttactggatatagtcttttccaacctccccagcataataactgtggttgacagcagtctttacacaggctccgaccacgaatccctttataccacgctgcggacgcgcggcgccccccgcccggaggcggtcaacgtttcggttagggacgaccggctaccaaagttcgcggagctacttgcttttggcatgcaagacatgccggacccgggatccgcggccgatggctacgcattggacgcgtgggtagctgaatttacaactttatgggagcaagtgacgtgggtcgtgggtacgccggcgggaaaaagggacagctcggctccctggtggaccgaaaactgccagcggctctggtccgaattccagcgggttaaacggagcgctgtaaatagggcagacgcctctgccgaggaaaaagcctatacgaaaggggtgcgggccgcgaagcgggagtactggaggcaccggatcgaccaactgcgcgacgataaggatttgtggaacatggtgggctggctgggagccggaccacgcctccggtccccgccgctggttattaacggcgagcaagtgagcgagcctttagcaaaagcggaagcactgcaacgggaggtgcttggccgattttcggcggaggatgacctgcagggagaccccttggaggcctggtcggcggacgaggctaaaatcccttgggacacccaggttagtgcggaagaggcggagcgctcctgcattggggttacgagcacgtccccgggcatcgacggaatgaccgtccggctattaaaagccggatgggcttcgttggccgagccggtgcgcaggctctaccaacgttgcctggaactcggacatttcccagcgccttggaagaaggccgaagtcgcgatgctaccgaaaacggggaagaaagaccggagcagcgttcgatcctggcggcctatagccctcctctcctgcatcggaaaaggcctcgagaggctcgttgcacgccggatagcttgggccatacacgacaacgggctccttagctgcacccacggcggtgccctacccaaacgatcggcgacggatctggtttgtgccctcgcccacgatatcgagcaggctctagctcgcggggaggaagtcacccttgtcgcatgcgacgtccaaggcgccttcgacgccctcctccataggcgattaatacggaaaatgcggagcctcgggtttagtaaaatgctcctcaggttcgtgattaactttttaagcggccgccaggcccgagtccggctggagggtacgaccacgggctttaggcggcttgggtgcggcaccccgcaagggtctcccctttccccgatcctatatatgctatatttggcgtatctcgtcaaaaacggtacgaagtggcggttggcatacgcagacgacgtgcttacatggaaatcgtcaccctcgttggaggaaaacgtacgttggctggaagataaactccgggatatgcacgaaattgcggcggaagagaagatccattttgcagcggaaaagacagaggtgatccatatcactaagaaaaggcacggtcgcaacccggaaatccggattaatggtagaacggttaccccggtccaactaccgggcggtcgacgcggacaaagcgcctccggggccgagcgctacccgggcatgcgttggcttggtttttggttcagccgacggctagacgggcgccgccacgtggccgaaagggctgccaaagcaatggcggtcgctgcccacctcaagagctttggggcagtaagatacggaccgcctgcggctgcacttcgcaaggcagcggtggcatgcgtgggttcctcggccacctacgcagccgaggcatggtacaacccagcgcacaagcaaagaggactcctcaaagcattgaacaaaccgctggttttagcggcacgggcaatcctcccggcgtataaaaccaccccctcgtccactgttctcagggacgcaggactaccctcggcccgcgtcgcgctggcctacacccgcctgaaatacggcgcccgactaaggctcgcggacaaggggcacccccttgtcagccgcctgcgtgaaacacctcgtgcccgcaactcgggccattcggccacgaccctgcaaacggctgcacaacttctcccgcggatccggagactagagttgcgcgcacctcgcaatgccccggattctcgcactgaccccaccggaggagtcccgaaagaggaagcggcccgccgctttatcgaatggctggacatggtatcacctgacgatatcgtggtatatacggatggttcggaaaaacacgaaaacaactgcgtccaaatagggtacggatgggccgcttttagggcgggcctggaatttgccgcaggctccgcatctattacgccggaaagccacgttttcgacgccgaggcgattggcgccctaaaagggctacaggcggcagccaaggcccagccaggcgcccggatctggatttgtgtggacagcacctcggttatttggggtcttagaggcgacgcgccgcgttcgtcccaatgggcctttctggagttccatgaccttgtcgatctactccgaaaacaaggtaccgaggttcgggtccgttggtgccctgggcaccagggaatcccgggaaacgaccgggctgacgagctggccaaggccggctccgccggaccgccggacccagacccgagggctcagcaaaccacgtatagcggtgccggcacggtcctcagagccattctttccaatatagagaaggactggtggcgtaaagaactctgtgaacggtcccccgcatatagggaatggaaattccaatacacaccgagaaaggagcccgaggaactgcgtttgccaagacccctactgggccattatttggccatgaggaccggccacggcgatttcaaggcctaccatgaccgtttcaaccaccaggatgcaaacacctcgtgtgcctggtgctggaagcggacctcccctgagcacccggtgcactgccgctattcgcgggcggtgtggagaaactggccgtggtttgataacgagcggccggtcgggccgccagaccgcgcccaacgccgcaaattcttccagacaagcttcgggcaaccgaaaagctttgaggcgttttcgatagccaccaactacttcagcgcccgccccagagcggcccgccagcgccccgcgcgccacgaacgcactttacgcctagggacaccgatcgtaaacgactcgaactctgacgaggaatagacttactgccttttcacccacacttcacggcacaagccgtcagacgaaccctccgtgcaccttaggcacggggtcgcgtcagtgaactaaccccctaagcaggaccgggcccgaacccggtcaggcacgatccgcctctgccctccttgttttccccctgtgtaaataaagaagatagaacgcgcgccgagatacccctcgggaggttgctaacggccggctaacaagccgggccgagcccggcgttaactaatactactactactactactactccaGTCCCTTATGGCTGAGCTCTCGCGTCATTCAGAAACCCAAAAAGCCGAAGCGGGGTCAACCAGCAGTCGTTCCTGATGAAAAGCCTGAGACGGCACTGAGACGGCAGTTCTTCTCGGAGAGGCGAAGACGCGTAGTGGCTTGGGGCAAATAATTCCAAAGTTGACACAAATGTAGTTGGCAAACTTGGCATGGATGTGGCTGACCACCGGGTTGAGTGAAATATTTGTACAAAGGAGGTAACGCTAGTTGGATGcaaatgaaaaaaagaagccaaATGTTTGCATCATTTCGAAACTAGAGCATCAAGCTTCGTACGCCCCCCGGGGTTCATACAAACCCTTGAGCTGTTTGCACTCGCTTGCGATGAATACTGCTCGGCGAGGTGGCGTGCAAAACAAGATAGTGACAGGGGCTAATTCTCAAAACAATATGATTAACACGTGCCGAGTATAGGCGGCTCTTCCCGAGTTTATAAGCCGAATTCAGGCATTGTTTTAGACCCGCTCAGGCAAAGAATCTCAATTTTATACTTTTTCAAAGCACATTCCATGGAACTTAGGATCAGGGTCTTCAGGGGTAGTGGATACGTCTTTTTGCTTTCGCTTTGATTGCGATTGTAAATTTGTCCATGcgattttgtttttgctCGCAACTTTCAGCTTACTTTTGTTTGTGAAGTTTAAGTAAACTACAGTGGACTGGGTAAACCATTTTCCGTCTCTCCTGTGCTCCGTCCCTGATTTTTGATGCGATTAGCTTTGATAAACACCCTAGGATGCAAGGCTAGGAAGCACCACTGAGTAGGGGATTTCGGCACATCTCTTTTTGTGCTAGACCAAGCTTGGCACGAGCAAACCTTTGCAATTGGCAGGTATTTGCAATTGAAAATTCCTGCTGGGAGGAATCTATATTTGAAATCAAGCCAAGCACCTAATTAACGAACCGCTACTCTGCGGAGGGGGCGTGGAATTTACCCCATGCCAACCTCCGTAAGCTCTGACTCTTACTTGGGATAAAATGAGTGATGCATTAAGTAAATGACCAAACAACAGATGAGCAAGGATAGAGATGGGACAGCGGAACCTGACGAGGTGATTACAGATCCCAGCATGGAGCAGCCCAGGACGAGGACAAGATTCTTTTCTCCTCTCTCTACTGAGTAGATACCTCGTAAATATCCCCTGGCGGAGGCTCACAGAGCATACCCCGCGTATATGCACTCGGAAAGCTTAACTACCTACTGCCAGCCCAAGTCTGTGAAGAGATAAAAGAAACCCGATGTCAAGAGTCGTGCATTGAGACGGGATCTGGCGAGAAATGGGGCATCTTTGTTTGACTCTTTGAAGTTGAATCCGATGAGGTGCACTTGGAATATATGCACGACCCCCTTTTTTGCCTGTACCCGAAATTGCCACCCCAAAAGATGTGTAATCATGTAAACTAAAAAATAAGGGACGATTTATTTAGCCTCCACGGTCAACGAATTACCTAAATAACCTCCAAATGGACCTTGTACAGTGCGTTTCTTTTGACAGTACAAAACGCCTACCAATGCCTACCAAAATAAAAATCAAGTCAGAAAAACTTGCAGGGGTAACAGTCGGGGTAATCACGTCTTTTCTCATGCACGCAGGAATATTCTAGTGCGTAAACAATTTTTTTCGGTTGGGTAATCGGTAACCGTGGCCATTTTAGTGCGGTAGGGCGGTTGGAAATAACTTTATTTCGGCGCTGTGGTGGGCGTTATAAACGACTTTCGTCATGATACGGTTTATTAGATTAAACCGTGCACGCGAGAGCACGTGACAGCCCTCACCGCTACCCCCTGTAAGTACACCGTGGAGGCTAAATAAATTGTCCCAAAAATAACCTTCATGCTGCGTGGGATGCCTGCTGGGGGTTCATCGCAAAAGCTAGCCATGAACAGTATTTGAAGTTTTGAACCAATGAGGACATGACGGCTGATTCCGAAACAACACCATTCACGATTATGATTACAATTGGGTTTCGAAATATCGATGCGACGGGGGGGACTGAGCAGAAAAATTCCCTTGCAAGTGGGTTGTTGGAATAAACTCTACGAAATTTGTATCTGGAAACATGCCCCTTCCCCAATCACCAGCTCAATTGGAATTCGGACACGAACATGTTGTGATAAATAATACCTGACAAATACGGAGTAGGAGGTTGGCTTGGTTGGGTATGAAGCATTCAAACGAtacaggttttttttttttttttttttttttgggttctttggttttttttagaCCCGATCTGGTCCGATCCCGATCCAATAATCTAGATAGACTAGTCTAAGGGTCCATAACGGAGGGGCGGCTGGAAATCCGAGTGGACCATGTTTTTGACGTGATCAGGGATCTTGGACATGGACTCGACACCTTCGAGCAACACCACCTGTTGGCCGGCCTGTAGATCAAAGCTAGGTCAGCAGACAAAATCAGGGGGAAAATGTGCAGCATCAGGGGAGATGGCTGCAAACTTACCGCAAAGTGATGAATCATGTGGCAATGCAACATGCTCGCGGCGGGAAACGAAATGTCGTATCGAATCACCGTCCAGTCCCCGGTGCTGTTGCCAAGCCTGCAACCATCGCGAAGGGGCGGATCGACGAGATTGAAGTGCTGCGACATGCCGCCCTGCTCGAGGGCCTCGTCCACGCTGCTCCACGGAAATCCaccggtgccggtgccgatGATCCAAGCTTTGTTGTTGTGCTTGTGAAAAGGGTGTTGGCTGTTGACGTTGGCCCCGTTCTCAAAGATGATGTCAACGACGGTACCGTTGGGCAGCGAACCCGCTCCGCCGTGCCGGCCATCGCCAATCTCACCCCTCGTTCCGCCGTAGGTGGTATCACCGCGGGAGTCGCCTTCCCACAGCAGAGGGGGCAGCTGCTGACGAAAGGCCTGGTGCGGCCCAATATTGAGCGCCCAACTTCCGGGGCCAGTCATGTTGACAAAAAAGCGAAGGGTGTGGTCCGACTTTTGGGGAGGTGGACGCGCAGGGTAGGGGGCCAGTCTTGACTCGTCCATTGCCACGGACGAAGGTGAGATGAAGGTGCCATTCAGGTGCACCCAGGGCCTTGTTTCGGGCACCGCGATTCGTGCCGAGCCTGATCGGGCCCCTGCAGGTCGATCCGAGTAGCGGAGGATGCCGACGCCCTGAATCATCTGTTCTCTGCGCAGCGACGTCACCCTCACGGCGTAGTCGCCGGGCGCCTGGTCGAGGCGGACGAGGATGGCGATGCGCTCGCCGAGGTTGCAGTTGGCGGCGTGCACCTTTTGCGGGTGCACAAACTCGCCGTCGGCCGCGACCACGTAGAACTCGTGCTCGTCGATGCTGATCTGCAGCTCGTGGTGCGCGCCCGAGTGGATAAAGTTGATCCACATCCACTCCTCGCCGGGCTGCGCCTCAAAGACCTCGAGATCGGCAAAAGTCTCCTCGCAGGTGGGGAGGTTGGAGTACAGCGCCTGGCCGTCCTGCATCAAGCAGCCCAGCGAGTTTCGGCCGGGACCGCCCACCGCTTCAATCTCCTCGGCCGAGTGGCAAAAGGTCCTGCCCTTGTTGTTGAGCACGATCGAGTTGCTGCACCAAGGCACGATGCCCGTGTCGCGGTACATGATCAGCAAGGTGTCCATGGGCTCGGCGTTCCAGTCGCTGATGACGACGTGGCGAGGAttggcctcggccgccttcATGCCCGCCACGTCGGCCGGTGAAGAGGATATGAGGTGGTACGGACGTGGCCTCCACGCCGCTGGCCTGATCCAGATGGGACCTCTCATGCCGTCGGCAAACGCGGGTCCAAAGTGGCCATGGTAAAAGTAGCTGCCGTACTGCTGCTGGACCGTGAAGCTGTACGTGTAATTGTCTCTTGGTTGGACAGAGTACTGTGTGACTCCTGGGACGCCATCGTTCCACGGCTTGTCGATTTGATAAATGCCATGCCTTGATCGGCCATGTTAGCTGTTTTGTAGTTCTCGAAGAAAATAACCTCAGAGAAGGAGAGCTTACCAGTGCATCGTCGTCTCAAATCCCAGCTGGTTCTCTAGAAAAACCTCAATCTCGTCGCCCTCGTCCGCCTCAATCAGCGGACCGGGGGTCTGACCATTGATGGCAAAGACTGGTcttccatggccatcaccTGCAGACCACTGGTTGGTGACGGTAAAGTTGTATCTTCTCGTCTGGGctgcgaggccgaggcccgcCAGGAGAAATATTGCATGCATTGGATACATTGCGTGATATCTTCAGGACAAAGCAAGCTGTGATGGCAGGTACGTACAGAATACTCAAGGCcttgagcaaaaaaaaggaaccacAAAATAAATGATTCAAAAACGGACTAGAGAATAAAAAACAGATGGGGATATCCACACTGCCGGGAGAGATGCTCTTGCCCCATCCAATGTTTTGGAGGTGAAAGAAGAGCCGAAAAATAAGCAACGAGTACCCTGAAGATACCCACACCAGAACCACACCGGTGCCACACCAGCCTTCGCCTTGACCATGGCTTGACAAATATGCAGAGTGTGAGCATGGGGGGGTACCGTCAGAGGCCCTGCTTCGGCTGACAATACAATACGGTGTGCAAGCCACCACAGTACGCAAAAGCAAGAAACTGCCGGAATCCTTGACAGAAAGCTTAACTGAACCGATTCGATTGATCAGGGACGCTGGGTCTGTGTGTGGTCGCCCGATTGCTCCAAGCGTTGATCGGTATCGTTTACCCTATACTGTGGGGGTTCGTCTTGGAGGTACTATTCCGTAAAAGGCAAGACGAGATACTGGCGGAATTGTTTTACCCACCCCTTTGACATGTATTACTCGTACAAAGGACTGCTGATTTTGATACGCGAAGAATGGGTGTGTTTTGAAAAATCCCAACGCTCTGGTGCAgcaaacaagaaaacaaggaAAACAAGATACACTAGCATTATTTGCCCCCACCTTGTCAGGACCCCTTATCGCTGCTAGTGCTCCGATCTAGTCAGCCCATCGTCACACCGATGG contains:
- a CDS encoding laccase-1, coding for MYPMHAIFLLAGLGLAAQTRRYNFTVTNQWSAGDGHGRPVFAINGQTPGPLIEADEGDEIEVFLENQLGFETTMHWHGIYQIDKPWNDGVPGVTQYSVQPRDNYTYSFTVQQQYGSYFYHGHFGPAFADGMRGPIWIRPAAWRPRPYHLISSSPADVAGMKAAEANPRHVVISDWNAEPMDTLLIMYRDTGIVPWCSNSIVLNNKGRTFCHSAEEIEAVGGPGRNSLGCLMQDGQALYSNLPTCEETFADLEVFEAQPGEEWMWINFIHSGAHHELQISIDEHEFYVVAADGEFVHPQKVHAANCNLGERIAILVRLDQAPGDYAVRVTSLRREQMIQGVGILRYSDRPAGARSGSARIAVPETRPWVHLNGTFISPSSVAMDESRLAPYPARPPPQKSDHTLRFFVNMTGPGSWALNIGPHQAFRQQLPPLLWEGDSRGDTTYGGTRGEIGDGRHGGAGSLPNGTVVDIIFENGANVNSQHPFHKHNNKAWIIGTGTGGFPWSSVDEALEQGGMSQHFNLVDPPLRDGCRLGNSTGDWTVIRYDISFPAASMLHCHMIHHFAAGQQVVLLEGVESMSKIPDHVKNMVHSDFQPPLRYGPLD